From Solidesulfovibrio carbinoliphilus subsp. oakridgensis, the proteins below share one genomic window:
- a CDS encoding LrgB family protein encodes MFVSHNAAFWLVATLAAYVLSRIANHYVRSWWTSPLLLTCVLCLGLTLALHTGYREYMRGGQWLLLLLGPATVAFALPIYEHRALLRRHWPTLALGVAFGCLLAFGGAWLLSGLLGLPQGMRLSVLPRSFTTPFAMAFARDVGGAPDLAAVCVIVTGVLGASLGGMLLKFLPLRSALARGAMLGMGAHGAGVARAREIGDEEGAVAGLVMILAGVTCALVGPAIALLES; translated from the coding sequence ATGTTCGTCAGTCATAACGCCGCCTTCTGGCTGGTGGCCACGCTGGCCGCCTATGTCCTGTCGCGCATCGCCAACCATTACGTGCGGTCCTGGTGGACCTCGCCGCTGCTTCTCACCTGCGTGCTGTGCCTCGGCCTGACCCTGGCCCTCCACACCGGCTACCGCGAGTACATGCGCGGCGGCCAGTGGCTGCTGCTGCTCCTCGGCCCGGCGACCGTGGCCTTTGCCCTGCCCATCTACGAGCACCGGGCCTTGCTGCGCCGCCACTGGCCGACCCTGGCCCTTGGCGTGGCCTTTGGCTGCCTCCTGGCCTTTGGCGGGGCCTGGCTCCTGTCCGGGCTCCTCGGCCTGCCCCAGGGCATGCGCCTGTCCGTCCTGCCGCGTTCCTTCACCACGCCCTTTGCCATGGCCTTTGCCAGGGACGTGGGCGGGGCCCCGGATCTCGCCGCCGTGTGCGTCATCGTCACGGGCGTGCTCGGCGCCTCGCTTGGCGGGATGCTCCTCAAATTCCTGCCCCTGCGCTCGGCCCTGGCCCGGGGGGCCATGCTCGGCATGGGGGCCCACGGCGCGGGCGTGGCCCGGGCCCGGGAGATCGGCGACGAGGAAGGGGCCGTGGCCGGGCTGGTCATGATCCTGGCCGGCGTCACCTGTGCCCTGGTCGGCCCGGCCATCGCCCTGCTGGAGTCGTAA
- a CDS encoding CidA/LrgA family protein translates to MKTKLYAALGRLAGLGGGWLQMACLIGLWWVCDVAVRAAGLPVPAGVVGMLLLVGLLATGRLPARWLRRGAGGLLDHMLLFFVPACMTLLDHPELVGVTGLKLLAVIVVGIVSVMAGTALIVEFSFRMRSHHVRQS, encoded by the coding sequence ATGAAGACAAAGCTATACGCGGCCCTTGGCCGGCTGGCCGGGCTCGGCGGCGGCTGGCTCCAGATGGCCTGCTTGATCGGCTTGTGGTGGGTGTGCGACGTGGCGGTGCGGGCGGCCGGGCTGCCGGTGCCGGCCGGGGTGGTCGGCATGCTGCTCCTGGTCGGGCTTCTGGCCACGGGCCGGCTGCCGGCGCGGTGGCTGCGGCGGGGCGCGGGCGGGCTCCTTGACCACATGCTGCTTTTTTTCGTGCCGGCCTGCATGACGCTCCTCGACCACCCGGAACTGGTCGGCGTCACGGGCCTCAAACTCCTGGCCGTCATCGTGGTCGGCATCGTCTCGGTCATGGCCGGCACGGCCCTTATCGTGGAATTTTCCTTCCGAATGAGGTCGCACCATGTTCGTCAGTCATAA
- a CDS encoding LysR family transcriptional regulator yields the protein MELRNLHAFVEVARHGGFSRAARVLFSTQSTVSKAVRQLEEELGEALFTRLGPGVRLTGAGEVAYARAVAILAESEHLVADMADLKGLISGRLRLGLPIFGSARLFAPLFAEYRSRHPGVEIELMEQGSARLEEALLAGEVELAVSLLPVSEAFDWQPVRDDPLMAVLWADHPLGGQPALKLSQLAIYPFILFEQGFALNARIEAACRARGFLPHGAARSSQVDFIIALVAAGLGVALLPRILTEGRRLAPLGAVLLDEEDLRWRAALVWRKGARLSPAARAWLALAREAFPE from the coding sequence ATGGAACTGCGAAACCTGCACGCCTTCGTGGAAGTGGCCCGGCACGGCGGATTCTCCCGGGCGGCCCGGGTGCTTTTTTCCACCCAGTCCACGGTCAGCAAGGCCGTGCGCCAGTTGGAGGAGGAGCTCGGCGAGGCCCTTTTCACCCGGCTCGGGCCGGGCGTGCGGCTGACCGGCGCCGGCGAGGTCGCCTACGCCCGGGCCGTGGCCATCCTGGCCGAGAGCGAGCATCTGGTGGCCGACATGGCGGATTTGAAGGGGCTTATTTCCGGCCGGCTGCGCCTGGGGCTGCCCATCTTCGGCAGCGCCCGGCTTTTCGCGCCGCTATTCGCCGAATACCGCAGCCGGCATCCCGGCGTGGAGATCGAACTGATGGAGCAAGGCAGCGCCCGGCTGGAAGAGGCGCTTTTGGCCGGCGAGGTGGAGTTGGCCGTGTCGCTTCTGCCGGTCTCCGAGGCCTTCGACTGGCAGCCGGTGCGCGACGACCCGCTCATGGCCGTCTTGTGGGCCGACCATCCCCTGGGCGGACAGCCGGCCCTGAAACTCAGCCAGCTGGCCATTTATCCGTTCATCCTCTTCGAGCAGGGATTCGCGCTCAACGCCCGCATCGAGGCGGCCTGCCGGGCCCGGGGCTTTCTGCCGCATGGCGCGGCCCGCAGCAGCCAGGTCGATTTCATCATCGCCCTGGTCGCGGCCGGGCTCGGCGTGGCCCTCCTGCCGCGCATCCTGACCGAGGGCCGGCGGCTGGCTCCGCTTGGGGCCGTTCTCCTCGACGAGGAGGACCTGCGCTGGCGGGCGGCCCTGGTCTGGCGCAAGGGCGCGCGCCTGTCCCCGGCCGCCCGGGCCTGGCTGGCCCTGGCCCGCGAGGCATTTCCTGAATGA
- a CDS encoding glycine zipper domain-containing protein produces MKRLSAMIAVLMLVGSLGCTNMTKTQQGALSGAVIGAGTGAAISAISGGNAGVGAGIGGALGGIAGGLIGHSQERGYSY; encoded by the coding sequence ATGAAGCGTTTGAGCGCGATGATCGCCGTCCTCATGCTGGTCGGCAGTCTCGGCTGCACCAATATGACGAAAACCCAGCAGGGCGCGCTTTCCGGCGCCGTGATCGGGGCCGGCACCGGCGCGGCCATCAGCGCCATCTCCGGCGGCAACGCCGGTGTTGGCGCGGGCATCGGCGGGGCCCTGGGCGGCATTGCCGGCGGCCTGATCGGCCATTCCCAGGAGCGGGGTTACTCCTACTAA
- the bioB gene encoding biotin synthase BioB — MPEKNTLATELARPLLAGGFLSDTGRDRLLTHLPQASGPDLDALAAAASAVRAHRLGRQASLCAIISAKSGRCGENCAFCAQSGHYATSSPEHPLLDPDRIVAAAAAMHAAGVSRFGVVASGKALPEAELATAATALAGIAALGMAADASFGVLSREALSRLKAAGLAAYHHNLETSRAFYPSICTTRTFDDNLDVLRQCRALGIPVCSGGLFGMGETWADRADLAQTLFEAGAFSIPVNFLSPIPGTPLGTQPVLSPDEARRIVILLRFLLPDRQIRICGGRPAVFGATDPLAPMAVGADGLMVGDYLTTAGASLAADREGLERLGFAVGGE; from the coding sequence ATGCCTGAAAAAAACACCCTTGCCACCGAACTGGCCCGGCCGCTTCTTGCCGGCGGCTTTCTGTCCGACACCGGCCGGGACAGGCTCCTCACCCACCTGCCCCAGGCGTCCGGTCCGGACCTCGACGCCCTGGCCGCCGCCGCCAGCGCCGTGCGCGCCCACCGGCTCGGCCGCCAAGCCTCGCTTTGCGCTATTATTAGCGCCAAATCCGGCCGCTGCGGCGAGAACTGCGCCTTTTGCGCCCAGTCCGGTCACTACGCCACCTCCTCCCCCGAGCACCCGCTGCTCGACCCGGACCGCATCGTGGCGGCGGCCGCAGCCATGCACGCCGCCGGCGTCTCCCGCTTCGGCGTCGTGGCCTCGGGCAAGGCCCTGCCCGAAGCCGAACTGGCAACGGCCGCAACCGCCCTGGCCGGCATCGCGGCCCTTGGCATGGCCGCCGACGCCTCCTTCGGCGTCCTTTCGCGCGAGGCCCTCTCCCGGCTCAAGGCCGCAGGCCTGGCCGCCTACCACCACAACCTCGAAACCTCCCGGGCCTTTTACCCAAGCATTTGCACCACCCGGACCTTCGACGACAACCTGGATGTCCTGCGCCAATGCCGGGCCCTCGGCATCCCCGTCTGCTCGGGCGGCCTCTTCGGCATGGGCGAGACCTGGGCTGACCGGGCCGACCTGGCCCAGACCCTCTTCGAAGCGGGCGCCTTCTCCATCCCGGTCAACTTCCTCTCCCCCATCCCGGGCACGCCGCTCGGCACCCAGCCCGTCCTTTCCCCCGACGAAGCCCGGCGCATCGTCATCCTCCTGCGCTTCCTGCTGCCCGACCGCCAGATCCGCATCTGCGGCGGCCGGCCCGCCGTCTTCGGCGCGACCGATCCCCTGGCCCCCATGGCCGTCGGCGCCGACGGCCTCATGGTCGGCGACTACCTGACCACCGCCGGCGCGTCGCTCGCGGCCGATAGGGAAGGACTGGAACGGCTGGGATTTGCTGTCGGCGGAGAATAG
- a CDS encoding CHASE2 domain-containing protein encodes MQNTPFSPSRGSGGDDPPRPPEASSSSLLSRLRLRRTRLLHGLSAGLAGLLAAWLLSLSGIVTSFEARTFDWRARLLAPGGRGSDAVRLILLDQASLDWGARENGLSWPWPREVYSVILDFCRRGGAKAVAFDVLFTEPSSYGVADDTALAEAGTLFGNFALPVFLGRETGQATRWPADAPAGPLRIKGLETWLAGLSPEDAPVYPKAAFPVPEVAAGAKILGNVSQDPEFDGVYRRVGLFGVFDGRPVPALSLASRLLAEPPLDASIGGMTLRLGAVTIPVDDAGRAIPRWRRSSDFPAVSAAAVIQSELALREGGKPTLNPEMFRGRYVLFGFSAPGLLDLRPSPVGGVTTGVEIHAQALQSLLTGDFLRVVPHWAGWWLAAGLAVAAGLAVSLAPGATASAVAFLVFLPLPLGLALSAYAWGLWLPLALPQVAVAGGLAVAVLVGYATEGRQKRFIKSAFRQYLSPDVIEALIAQPERMSLGGELRELTIFFSDLQGFTGISEGLGPQELTALLNRYLTAMTDIILDEGGTVDKYEGDAIIAFWNAPLDQPDHAARGVRTALRCQDRLAELRPAFREISGHDLFMRVGLNTGPAVVGNMGSDSRFDYTMLGDAVNLASRLEGINKQFGTFTMISQATRDAAGPSFASRKIGCVAVVGRAEPVDVYEPLWPDVAARARTTHAAFAAALDLFTKGDFQAAQAGFAALADHDPAAASYVARCRRLGEETPAGWSGVCVLTSK; translated from the coding sequence ATGCAAAATACCCCGTTTTCCCCTTCCAGGGGGTCCGGGGGGGATGATCCCCCCCGGCCGCCGGAGGCCTCTTCCTCTTCCCTCCTCTCCCGTCTCCGCCTGCGGCGCACGCGCCTTCTCCACGGCCTCTCGGCCGGGTTGGCCGGCCTTCTGGCGGCCTGGCTGCTGTCACTTTCCGGCATCGTGACCTCGTTCGAGGCCCGGACCTTCGACTGGCGGGCCCGGCTGCTGGCTCCGGGCGGCAGGGGTTCGGACGCGGTGCGCCTGATCCTCCTCGACCAGGCGAGCCTCGACTGGGGGGCCAGGGAAAACGGCCTGTCCTGGCCATGGCCGCGCGAGGTCTACTCGGTCATCCTGGATTTTTGCCGCCGGGGCGGGGCCAAGGCCGTGGCTTTTGACGTGCTTTTCACCGAACCGTCGTCCTACGGCGTGGCCGACGACACGGCCCTGGCCGAGGCCGGGACGCTCTTTGGCAACTTCGCCCTGCCGGTCTTCCTCGGCCGTGAGACCGGGCAGGCGACACGGTGGCCGGCCGACGCGCCGGCCGGTCCGCTGCGGATCAAGGGGCTGGAAACCTGGCTGGCCGGCCTGTCGCCCGAGGACGCCCCGGTCTACCCCAAGGCGGCCTTTCCCGTGCCCGAGGTGGCGGCCGGGGCGAAGATCCTCGGCAACGTCAGCCAGGACCCGGAGTTCGACGGCGTCTACCGCCGGGTGGGGCTCTTCGGCGTCTTCGACGGCCGGCCGGTGCCGGCCCTGTCGCTGGCTTCAAGGCTCCTGGCCGAACCGCCCCTCGACGCTTCGATTGGCGGCATGACCCTGCGCCTGGGGGCGGTCACCATCCCCGTGGACGACGCCGGCCGGGCCATTCCCCGCTGGCGGCGCTCGTCGGACTTTCCGGCCGTGTCCGCCGCCGCCGTCATTCAGAGCGAGCTGGCCCTGCGCGAAGGCGGCAAGCCGACCCTCAATCCGGAGATGTTCCGGGGGCGCTACGTGCTCTTCGGCTTTTCCGCGCCAGGCCTCCTGGACCTGCGCCCGTCGCCGGTGGGCGGCGTGACCACGGGCGTGGAGATCCATGCCCAGGCCTTGCAGAGCCTTCTGACCGGCGATTTCCTGCGGGTGGTGCCGCACTGGGCCGGCTGGTGGCTGGCCGCCGGTCTGGCCGTGGCCGCCGGCCTGGCCGTGTCCCTGGCCCCCGGGGCCACGGCCAGCGCGGTGGCGTTTCTCGTGTTCCTGCCGCTGCCCCTGGGCCTGGCCCTGTCCGCCTATGCCTGGGGCCTGTGGCTGCCCCTGGCCCTGCCGCAGGTGGCCGTGGCCGGCGGGCTGGCCGTGGCCGTGCTGGTCGGCTACGCCACCGAGGGCCGGCAGAAGCGGTTCATCAAGTCGGCCTTCCGCCAGTACCTCTCCCCGGACGTCATCGAGGCCCTCATCGCCCAGCCGGAACGCATGAGCCTCGGCGGCGAACTGCGCGAGCTGACCATCTTCTTCTCCGACCTGCAGGGATTCACCGGCATCTCCGAAGGCCTCGGGCCCCAGGAGCTGACCGCGCTCCTCAACCGCTACCTGACCGCCATGACCGACATCATTTTGGACGAGGGCGGCACCGTGGACAAATACGAGGGCGACGCCATCATCGCCTTCTGGAACGCGCCGCTCGACCAGCCCGACCATGCCGCCCGGGGCGTGCGCACAGCCCTTCGCTGCCAGGACCGGCTGGCCGAACTGCGCCCCGCCTTTCGCGAAATCTCGGGCCATGACCTCTTCATGCGCGTCGGCCTCAATACCGGCCCGGCCGTGGTCGGCAACATGGGCTCCGATTCCCGTTTCGACTACACCATGCTCGGCGACGCCGTGAACCTGGCCTCGCGCCTGGAAGGCATCAACAAGCAGTTCGGCACCTTCACCATGATCTCCCAGGCCACCCGCGATGCGGCCGGCCCATCTTTCGCCTCCCGCAAGATCGGCTGCGTGGCCGTGGTCGGCCGGGCCGAGCCGGTGGACGTCTACGAGCCGCTGTGGCCGGATGTCGCGGCCAGGGCCAGGACGACCCATGCCGCCTTCGCCGCCGCCCTGGACCTGTTCACCAAAGGCGATTTCCAGGCCGCCCAGGCCGGGTTCGCCGCCCTGGCCGACCACGACCCGGCCGCCGCGTCCTATGTGGCGCGCTGCCGGCGGCTCGGCGAGGAGACGCCGGCCGGGTGGAGCGGGGTGTGCGTGCTGACGTCGAAGTAG
- a CDS encoding M48 family metalloprotease: MKPRLLLSLGGLLLTGLALFGCNNPDAVSRVLGSLGNVGGAPVGDYAASAVKGASAVAHAAEDFNPEQEYYIGRSVGASLLAKYRPYNNAKANAYVNEVGQALAMFSDMPQTYGGYHFLILDSAEINAFAAPGGLIFITRGMLRCCSGENALAAVLAHEIGHVQGKDALRSIKRARTTEALAIIGGEAVKHAGGGQLTQLTNIFADSIGDIMTTMVNNGYSRTLEYQADKTAVTILTRTGYNPAGLPDMLAEMQKRLTPGGTDFAKTHPAPKDRITELASLARVAEVNEPPARAARFKAALGNI, translated from the coding sequence ATGAAACCGCGTCTCCTCCTCTCCCTCGGCGGCCTTCTGCTGACCGGGCTGGCTCTTTTCGGCTGCAACAACCCCGACGCCGTCTCCCGGGTGCTCGGCTCCCTCGGCAATGTCGGCGGGGCCCCGGTCGGCGACTACGCCGCCTCGGCCGTCAAGGGCGCCTCGGCCGTGGCCCACGCGGCCGAGGACTTCAACCCGGAACAGGAATACTACATCGGCCGGTCGGTCGGCGCCTCGCTTCTGGCCAAATACCGGCCCTACAACAACGCCAAGGCCAATGCCTACGTCAACGAGGTCGGCCAGGCCCTGGCCATGTTCTCGGACATGCCCCAGACCTACGGCGGCTACCACTTCCTGATCCTCGATTCGGCCGAGATCAACGCCTTTGCCGCGCCGGGCGGGCTCATCTTCATCACGCGCGGCATGCTGCGGTGCTGCTCGGGCGAAAACGCCCTGGCCGCGGTCCTGGCCCACGAGATCGGCCACGTCCAGGGCAAGGACGCCCTGCGGTCCATCAAGCGCGCCCGCACCACCGAGGCCCTGGCCATCATCGGCGGCGAGGCCGTCAAACACGCCGGCGGCGGACAGCTCACCCAGCTGACCAACATCTTCGCCGACTCCATCGGCGACATCATGACCACCATGGTCAACAACGGCTATTCCCGGACCCTCGAATACCAGGCCGACAAGACCGCCGTGACCATCCTCACCCGCACCGGCTACAACCCGGCCGGGCTGCCGGACATGCTGGCCGAGATGCAAAAGCGCCTGACCCCGGGAGGCACGGACTTCGCCAAGACCCACCCGGCGCCCAAGGACCGCATCACGGAACTGGCCAGCCTCGCCCGCGTGGCCGAGGTCAACGAACCCCCGGCCCGGGCCGCCCGCTTCAAGGCGGCATTGGGGAATATCTAA
- a CDS encoding SH3 domain-containing protein: protein MRSRRLAVALAVVLTLCGVGALAAKVMSVAVRDGQVRETPSFLGKIVGKASYGQTVDVSDEQGDWAKVSVSGGPSGWMHRSALSAGKLALSSGSGASGNVSGKEMALAGKGFSAQVEADYRRGHGGDYAAIDAMERQSYSPAALLAFLGQGDVKPQGGSR from the coding sequence TTGCGAAGTCGAAGACTGGCCGTGGCCCTGGCCGTGGTCCTGACCCTGTGCGGGGTGGGGGCCCTGGCCGCCAAGGTCATGAGTGTCGCGGTACGGGATGGGCAGGTCCGGGAGACCCCGTCGTTTCTCGGCAAGATCGTCGGCAAGGCCAGCTACGGCCAGACGGTGGACGTCAGCGACGAGCAGGGCGACTGGGCCAAGGTGTCGGTTTCGGGCGGCCCCTCGGGCTGGATGCACCGCTCGGCCCTCTCTGCCGGCAAGCTGGCCCTGTCGAGCGGTTCGGGCGCGTCGGGAAACGTGTCCGGCAAGGAAATGGCGCTGGCCGGCAAGGGCTTTTCCGCCCAGGTCGAGGCCGACTACCGGCGCGGCCACGGCGGCGACTACGCCGCCATCGACGCCATGGAGCGCCAAAGTTATAGCCCGGCGGCGCTCCTGGCCTTTCTTGGCCAGGGCGACGTCAAGCCCCAGGGAGGCAGCCGATGA
- the garR gene encoding 2-hydroxy-3-oxopropionate reductase, producing MKKIGFIGLGIMGKPMCRNLLKAGYDLTVFSRSKDNVAAVTDHGAAYAPSPAAVAEVCELVITMVPDSPQVKEVVLGEGGVIHGGKAGLYVVDMSSIAPLASREIGAGLARKGIKFLDAPVSGGEPKAVDGTLTVMAGGSEADFEAVRPVLAAMAASVTRVGEIGAGNVAKLANQIVVALNIAAMSEAFVLAAKAGVEPELVYQAIRGGLAGSTVLDAKAGLVMDRKFDPGFRIRLHVKDLANVMQTANELHVPLPLTASVMEVMQAMLADGCGEDDHGSIIRYFEKLAHVTVGR from the coding sequence ATGAAAAAGATCGGCTTCATCGGCCTTGGCATCATGGGCAAGCCCATGTGCCGCAACCTGCTCAAAGCCGGCTACGACCTGACCGTTTTCAGCCGCAGCAAGGACAACGTGGCGGCCGTGACCGACCACGGCGCGGCCTATGCCCCGTCGCCGGCGGCCGTGGCCGAGGTGTGCGAGCTGGTCATCACCATGGTGCCGGACTCGCCCCAGGTGAAGGAAGTGGTCCTTGGCGAGGGCGGGGTCATTCACGGCGGCAAGGCGGGCCTTTACGTCGTGGACATGAGCTCCATCGCTCCCCTGGCCAGCCGGGAGATCGGGGCCGGGCTGGCCCGCAAGGGGATCAAGTTCCTGGACGCCCCGGTCAGCGGCGGCGAGCCCAAGGCCGTGGACGGCACGTTGACCGTCATGGCCGGCGGCAGCGAAGCCGATTTCGAGGCGGTACGGCCCGTGCTCGCGGCCATGGCCGCCTCGGTGACCCGGGTCGGCGAGATCGGGGCCGGCAACGTGGCCAAGCTGGCCAACCAGATCGTGGTGGCGCTCAATATCGCGGCCATGTCCGAAGCCTTTGTCCTGGCGGCCAAGGCCGGGGTGGAGCCGGAGCTGGTCTATCAGGCCATCCGGGGGGGCCTGGCCGGCAGCACGGTCCTGGACGCCAAGGCCGGGCTGGTCATGGACCGCAAGTTCGATCCCGGCTTCCGGATCAGGCTCCACGTCAAGGATCTGGCCAATGTCATGCAAACGGCCAACGAATTGCATGTGCCCCTGCCGTTGACCGCCTCGGTCATGGAAGTGATGCAGGCCATGCTGGCCGACGGCTGCGGCGAGGACGACCATGGGAGCATCATCCGGTATTTCGAGAAGCTGGCCCATGTGACGGTCGGCCGGTAG
- the hyi gene encoding hydroxypyruvate isomerase gives MPQLAANLTMLFTELPFPERFAAAARAGFRHVEYLFPYAYPAGELRGLLDANGLTQVLFNLPSGDWAAGDRGIAADPGRAAEFRDGVGQALAYAKALGVTRLNCLAGKVPAGCAPEAALDALCENVAFAADALAAEGLSLVIEAINHFDIPGFALTRTGQVMALLDDLARPNAFMQYDVYHAQREEGELAATLAANLPRIGHVQVADNPGRHQPGTGEIHYPFLFAELDRLGYAGFVGLEYVPTPDTVGSLSWIKEMGLAL, from the coding sequence ATGCCGCAACTGGCCGCCAACCTGACCATGCTGTTCACGGAACTGCCGTTTCCCGAACGTTTCGCCGCCGCCGCCAGGGCCGGCTTCCGCCATGTGGAATACCTGTTTCCCTACGCCTATCCGGCCGGGGAACTGCGCGGGCTTTTGGACGCCAACGGGCTGACCCAGGTCCTTTTCAACCTGCCGAGCGGCGACTGGGCGGCCGGGGACCGGGGCATCGCCGCCGATCCGGGCCGGGCGGCCGAGTTCCGCGACGGCGTGGGCCAGGCGCTGGCCTATGCCAAGGCCCTCGGCGTCACCCGCCTCAACTGCCTGGCCGGCAAGGTTCCGGCCGGCTGCGCCCCGGAAGCGGCCCTGGACGCCCTGTGCGAAAACGTGGCCTTCGCGGCCGACGCCCTGGCTGCCGAAGGCCTGTCCCTGGTCATCGAGGCCATCAACCACTTCGACATCCCGGGCTTCGCGCTTACCCGCACGGGGCAGGTCATGGCCCTTCTCGACGACCTGGCCCGGCCCAACGCCTTCATGCAGTACGACGTCTACCACGCCCAGCGCGAGGAAGGGGAACTGGCCGCGACCCTGGCCGCCAACCTGCCGCGCATCGGCCACGTCCAGGTGGCGGACAATCCCGGCCGGCACCAGCCCGGCACGGGCGAGATCCACTATCCCTTCCTTTTCGCCGAACTCGACCGCCTGGGCTACGCCGGCTTCGTCGGCCTCGAATACGTGCCCACCCCCGACACCGTGGGCTCTCTTTCCTGGATCAAGGAAATGGGCCTGGCGTTATAG